DNA from Sorex araneus isolate mSorAra2 chromosome 6, mSorAra2.pri, whole genome shotgun sequence:
AGCCAAAGTTCGGTGAAAATGTCCCATTGTTCCCCTTGGAATATGCAGGAGTAAAGAATCAGTGTGTAACTAAAGAAGGGACTTCAAGCTTCTGTGGGTTCTGTGGATCCCAGAAGGTCAAACTCTTTCTTACGGAACTTTTTATAACAGCTTGAAGCCGAAGGAGGGATCCCTGGCCTGCTGCATAGCCAGTGTATGGCTTCTGCGGGATTGTGAGTTCTCACCATTTTGTAAtgtgttttgtatatttatagaaCTCAATATTTTTCATAGAATTTCCCACTTATACGGCCAGACTAATTTATCTTAAAAGTCCTATCACTTCAGACTTAAACAGAAATTGTTGTGAAGAGCTGTGATTTTAATTAAAGTGTCACTGACATCTTTTTCCCTCTGTGGATAAAACAATCTTCTGTTCAGGGACATCTCACATCCTTATGCCTATTATTGCAAGGTGATGCTCAACATGACAAGTAAATTGATGTCCTGATTCCTCAGAAATAAGATGAGAGTTCAAAGTCTCTTTTAACAACTTTCTCTAAGAAACCCTGACTATGTAATCTATTTGGCAACTGGAAAAAAATAGGCTCCAAATCCTGTCACATTTGGGTTTGTTCCTCTAGAGAGGCTCTCTATCTAGCATTATTTCATGTCTTAAAAAGTGAACTTTGTCAGATcttacactattttttttcagaacattctgttttttttttgtttctttgtttcaaatATCAAGAAGGACAGAATCAAAAGAACCACATGGAAGAACAAATTTTGAGTGGCTATGATAATAAACTTATCTGATGTAACcttgtcattttttttgcaggctgctttctttatttcaaaaatgaacTAAACACATAAAGGAAAATACCACATGAATGGACAAACTTGTGAGTGCCTAGGGTGATAAATCTATCCGATGtaaccttttcatttttattgcaggTTGTGATGATCTGTGTGGCAGCTCTGAGTGTTTTCTGGAAAATCATGCAAAACCAAAGCTTTGTCACTGAGTTTGTTCTCCTTGGGATTTCACAGAATCCAGATGTTCAGAAAATTgcatttgttatatttcttttagtCTACATTGCAACTATCTGTGGCAACCTGCTGATTGTGGCAGCCATCATCAGCAATCCAGCGCTCGTGGGCTCcccaatgtacttcttcctggtttTTCTATCGTTACTGGATGCATGCCTCACCTCAGCTATTGCCCCAAAAATGATCGTAGACTGTCTCtatgagaagaaaaccatctcCTATGGAGGTTGCATGATGCAGGTCTTTACTGGACACTTATTTTCTGGAGCAGAGGTGATTGTCCTCacagccatggcctatgacaggtatgtggccatctgcaaacccttgCACTATACTTCTATCATGAACTCAAGACTCTGTGGCATTCTGATTGGAGTAGCCTGGGCAGGGGGTTTTCTGCATTCTATTATacagcttctctttactttaCAACTTCCTTTCTGTGGTCCCAATGTTATTGATCACTTTACTTGTGACTTGTACCCCTTATTGAAGCTTGCCTGCACTGATACTTACGCCTTTGGACTTATGATAGTGGCCAACAGTGGATTCTTTTGCATCCTAATCTTCTTCATGTTGCTTGTGTCCTATAGTGTCATCTTGTTCTCCCTGAGAAACCACAGCgctgaaggacagaggaaagctcTCTCCACCTGTGGGTCTCATATTGCtgttgtggttttgttctttattccatgtatatttgtgtatgcGCGGCCTCCAGTTTCTTATTACTTTGACAAAATCGTGGAAATATTCTGCACTATGCTAACTCCTTTACTCAATCCTTTGATTTATGCTTTCAGaaataaggaggtgaaaaatgCCATTAGCAAACTGTGCAGCCGGTTAATGATTGTTTCTgttgaaaaataaagtcttaatGTTTGTAAAAAAAGGTTAGATGTAACTTTATTACATCAGAGTGGTCTATGAGCACAAAGTGAGGAGTAAAACCTCAGAACTCTCATGTATGTTTCTGCCCCTTCTCCCAAATCACacaaaatgtataataaaataataaattaaaatgttcccCCAAAAGTTGCCAATTGATTTTAGgcattaatatattttgaaatgccAATTATACTTTTCCTTGAAATTAGAAAGAAACATTAGACTTCTGAGACAGCAAATCTTCTTGGCAGGCACCACGTTCCCAATTTCTTTGCAGATGTATTGATTTTAGTTCTGCATGTTTTATATTAACTGTAAATGACGAGCTTTATTGCCGTGTGAGTTTAATTCatacataaatgtatttttatctatctatatactcATTATCTTTGATGTGTTTAGGTGTACGTTTCTGTCACACAGAAATATTCAGAGTCAGATTTTATCTCCAGTTTGGTGTGATTTCAGACtaagaatgtaaaataatattatatatttttttgctttttgggttacacctggcaatgcacaggggctactcctggctctgcactcaggaatcacccctggcagtgctcaggggaccatatgggatgctgggaatcgaatctgggtcagctgcgagcaaggcaaatgtcctacccgctgtgctatagcttcagcccagtaatactttttttttaaagtagtaacTTTTCTATGAATTCATTATTACCCGAAGTTCCCTTTGTGTGATAAGAAAGCTTTGTTGAAATAATCTTGCGTAACTATACTAACTCCTTTACTCAATCCTTTGATTTATGCTTTCAGaaataaggaggtgaaaaatgCCATTAGCAAACTCTGCAGCCGGGTAATATTTGTTTCTgttgaaaaataaagtcttaactttaaaaaaaaaaggttaaatgtATCTTTATTGCATCAGATGAACTCTGAGAGCAAAGTGAGGAAACAACCCTCAGACCTTTCACATgttactgcccctcccccaaaatcacacataatgtaaaagaaaataacaaattaaaatattctgaaaaagttCCCGACTGATTTTAAGgcattatattttttgaaatgccAATTAAATTTCTTACTGAAATTTGAAAGAAACATTAGACTTCTTAGACAGAAAAAACTACTAAACTACTTGTCTGGTATCATGTTCTCCATTTCTTTTCAGATGCATTGATTTTAGTTCTGCATGTGCAATATTAACTTTAAATGACGAGCTTTATTGCAGTGGGAGTGAGTTAAATTCATACatagttatatttttatctatctatatactcATTATCTTCGATGTATTCAGATGAGTCAGATAGTATCCtctgtttggtttgattttatagtaagaatgttaaataatttatcttttaaatgagTTATTTCTCTGTGAATTCTTTATTACCCATAGTTCCCTTTTTGTGTGATAAGAAAGATTTGTTGAAATATTCTTGCATAATATTTTGGTCATTTATCGTAGTATCTAAGTGAAGAGGAGAGCAGGTTAAGAGTCAAAAActggagggcaggttaagggttaaaagaGACTTCTGCTAACCTCTggagttgccctttgtaactactttgccttgaaagatgttttcagaaCCTACCGCTGGGCaatctgtcaccaaatgggccaacaaattgcccctaggaactgtaaacaaacatctgctcggGAACAGTCAACAAATgctgaaattagcatattaagtgaatcaggtgtggttttcccttttgtattgttttcctttgatctaatacctgtgattttttttgatatgtatgattctttGATCTAACACATGTAATCTtcttgaaattagcatattaagtgaatcaggtgtggttttcccttttgtattgttttcctttgatccaatacctgtgaaattcttttgatatgtatgattctcctttgattttcctttgattcaatacatgtaatctTCCCCCAATATGTTCGATTTTCCAATATGTGCGATTTTCTTTAGGTATGGTTTTTCTTTGACCCAATACCCATGATTATCTTTGATATGTGTGATTTCTCTTTGATCCCATACATGTGACTTCCCTTTTGCCttccaaaagggtacaaaaactgtttggtttttgggtcggGACCCTCGGCTCTATAGTTGCAGGGTCCCagcatgttggcttgaataaaccccgtgcttttgcagaaagagttgtctcggtcTCGTTCCTCTCTCCGCGCCTCCCCGGGTAGAGATCTGCTCGAGGTCTCTCCGACCTTAACATAAGTATGTTGAATTTATAGGACCTATGGTATGGTAAATTTTCTCATCccgcttttttaaaaaatttggaattatcactgtatcactgtaatccccttGATCATtgctttgctcaagcaggtatcAATAATgtgtccattcatcctagctctcaaaatttaggagcctctcttttcTCGTTTTTCCCAGTGTTGCAGCagtgaaggctctttcagggtaaggggaatgagacccttcattgtttctgtatttgccatgccaaatacaccacggagagctccccaggctctgccttgcccacagaatgctctcagtaccttaccaagttctctttttttaaaaaaaaatttgtattattgaattatagaagaaaatgtaggcagaactctccataacattgaagctaaaagcatctttaaggatgaaacagcactgaccatgcaagtggaagcaaacataaacaaatgggactacatcaaactaagaagcttctgcacttcaaaataaacattgtccaagttctctgagagggagcaaTAGGCAATAATATGttgaagtactgctatttattcagtcattgattaaactgattgaattgggcatgaactccatattacatttttttagtcagtatgttaaatttatttattttattattagtagtagtagtttttgaatcaccatgatatagtttcaaagcttccctgtttgagttttagtcatacaattgtTGATCACccaaacctccaccagtgcacatcttccaacGCCAAAGACTCAAGtattcccccatcccacccatctatccagcctctatggcagacaatctcacccatactttattttttattgcttgttatgaatagcataagttGTTGTGTTGCCACAAGTTCGGCCACATGCTCCTCTAAGTGCTCTTTTTAGAAATCTCTGCAATGAGCTGCTCAGCTTGAAGATGCTTTTGTGTGTGTTcagatcatggccattaaggagcttatacatcagccagaggcagtttgtgggtgtgacctccaggtccCATAATCATGTCTTTTCTGTATAATAACTCAGCTTCCATAATGTCAGTAAGCATTATGGAGAAGGAAGTAGtgtgaatttttttcataatcaccctcacattttgttctttttctatgtatattcagatacatttattctcaaaatgaaaaagtagCAGTGTATTTTATTCTTGAGCTACCCTTATTAAACCCTCTGATTCACAGTCAGATAAGTGTAAAAGAGAAAAGCACCATCAGAATTATGGTTTTCCAAACACACAGAGtggattttctttcctctatttaACATAGAGAGTTGGCATTTTCCATTGAAATAAGGACAAtattttgggcattatcattGTTTCAGCAACATATGCATATCtaaacaaattttattcttaaattcttattaaaatattgactAATAAAATCTATAGCACTTGTTTTAGATTTGTGTTGTAATTTCAAATTAATGCATTGAGAGTAAAGAGGGCTATATTGCAATTAAATTTTCTACTAGGCACGGAATACATGGAGCCTTCTTCATAGTAGACCACCTCACTATTGTAGATATTTATCAAAGTGAAATTCAAAGcttagaaatataaaacaaatgatattaagaaaattttgataaaaagataaacaaagtTTTAGCGTAGAGTTTGAATTCAAAATGGATAGAAAAATTCCTGGTCAATCTTCCTGATAATTATTTAAACTAAAAAGCAATAGGAACTGTTGATTAAATTTTATACACTTTATACAgtgattagtattttttttattttattttatcaccatgtggaaagttacagagttctcagggttatgtcttagttataccatattcaaacaccatcccttcaccagtgcccatattccaccaccaaaatccccggtataccccccgcccccaccccaaatgtataactgatgaatttcacttcattttctcttcactttgattacgttccacatttcaacacaaaactcactattgttgtgggagtcatacccccaaacaagataaccctattaaggaagcatttgatgattagttttccattaaaagattgtatgttttcaggttttagaataGGTCGCGTGGCCACGTTAGTGGCCGAGcagctcagatgtgtcccagtcccgaatcccggagccatgttagttgttgttcagtgtcgccagggctccatctggagaaggtgtgcaggctgtacctcctccttccggctctcTTGTGTTGTTGGCCTCAATTcaggtctggagcattttccaggccccgttgctcaccagaatgcctgctgcttctctgttgattgtggcaagatggcgccgagggtgggtcgagggctgacttccggcggccgggaacACTttgagttttgggctggcgccgccccacttcAGTGctcccccgcggctcggatgtgtcccagtcccgaatccctgagccgtgttagttgcttctcagtgtctccagggctccatctggaacAGTGATTAGTATTTCTCTAGATGATTTCTTGTTGTTTGAGGGGTTCAAATGGCAATGTTTATGGGATACAtatggctttgcaatcaggaattattcctagtgatcgtgggggggaccat
Protein-coding regions in this window:
- the LOC129405984 gene encoding olfactory receptor 4C15-like is translated as MQNQSFVTEFVLLGISQNPDVQKIAFVIFLLVYIATICGNLLIVAAIISNPALVGSPMYFFLVFLSLLDACLTSAIAPKMIVDCLYEKKTISYGGCMMQVFTGHLFSGAEVIVLTAMAYDRYVAICKPLHYTSIMNSRLCGILIGVAWAGGFLHSIIQLLFTLQLPFCGPNVIDHFTCDLYPLLKLACTDTYAFGLMIVANSGFFCILIFFMLLVSYSVILFSLRNHSAEGQRKALSTCGSHIAVVVLFFIPCIFVYARPPVSYYFDKIVEIFCTMLTPLLNPLIYAFRNKEVKNAISKLCSRLMIVSVEK